In Pseudomonas deceptionensis, a single window of DNA contains:
- the dusB gene encoding tRNA dihydrouridine synthase DusB, with the protein MSAVRIGPYTLHNGLILAPMAGVTDQPFRQLCRRMGAGLVVSEMVTSDMSLWNSRKSRLRMIHDGDPEPRSVQIAGGDAQMLADAARANVELGAQIIDINMGCPAKKVCNKAAGSALLKDEALVNEILQAVVAAVDVPVTLKIRTGWDRDNKNGLTVAKIAEQAGITALAVHGRTRADLYTGEAEYDTIAAIKQAVSIPVFANGDIDSPHKALHVLNATGADGLLIGRAAQGRPWIFREVDHFLRTGQLLPAPELSEVERILLEHLTALHTFYGEVLGVRIARKHVGWYLATLPGAKEFRAHFNRLEDTEAQCANVQAFFAERHKSLVTGDEGWVAA; encoded by the coding sequence ATGTCGGCGGTACGCATCGGCCCATATACATTGCACAACGGTTTGATTCTCGCCCCCATGGCGGGCGTCACTGACCAGCCCTTTCGTCAGCTTTGTCGACGGATGGGCGCAGGCCTGGTTGTTTCGGAAATGGTCACCAGTGACATGAGTCTCTGGAACAGCCGCAAATCGCGCCTGCGCATGATTCACGACGGTGATCCCGAGCCACGCTCGGTACAGATCGCCGGCGGTGATGCGCAAATGCTGGCAGACGCCGCCAGGGCCAATGTGGAGCTGGGCGCGCAGATTATTGATATCAACATGGGTTGCCCGGCAAAGAAGGTCTGCAACAAGGCCGCCGGCTCCGCATTGCTGAAAGACGAAGCACTGGTAAACGAGATCCTGCAGGCCGTCGTGGCTGCGGTGGATGTGCCGGTTACCCTGAAGATCCGTACCGGCTGGGACAGGGACAACAAGAACGGCCTGACGGTGGCAAAAATCGCCGAACAAGCCGGGATCACAGCGCTTGCGGTTCACGGCAGAACACGTGCCGACCTGTACACCGGCGAAGCCGAGTACGACACCATTGCCGCGATCAAGCAGGCAGTGTCGATACCGGTCTTTGCCAACGGCGACATCGATTCACCCCACAAGGCCCTGCACGTGTTGAATGCGACCGGGGCTGACGGACTATTGATAGGCAGGGCGGCTCAAGGGCGGCCCTGGATTTTCCGCGAAGTTGATCACTTTCTGCGTACCGGGCAACTGTTGCCGGCACCGGAGTTGAGCGAAGTGGAACGTATTCTGCTAGAGCATCTGACTGCATTGCATACCTTCTATGGGGAGGTACTGGGCGTACGCATCGCCCGCAAGCATGTTGGCTGGTATCTGGCAACCTTGCCGGGCGCCAAGGAGTTTCGCGCCCACTTCAATCGTTTAGAAGATACGGAAGCACAATGCGCCAACGTTCAGGCGTTTTTCGCCGAACGACACAAGAGCCTGGTGACAGGGGACGAAGGATGGGTGGCCGCATGA
- the fis gene encoding DNA-binding transcriptional regulator Fis: MTMMTETLVSGTTPVSDNVNLKQHLNTPSEEGQTLRGSVEKALHNYFAHLEGAEVTDVYNLVLSEVEAPLLECVMNYVKGNQTKASEMLGLNRGTLRKKLKQYDLL; encoded by the coding sequence ATGACGATGATGACCGAGACATTAGTGAGTGGAACAACGCCCGTGAGCGACAACGTCAACTTGAAACAGCACCTCAATACACCGAGCGAAGAAGGTCAGACCCTTCGCGGGAGTGTCGAAAAGGCGCTGCACAATTATTTCGCCCACCTGGAGGGCGCTGAAGTCACGGACGTCTACAACCTGGTACTTTCCGAAGTCGAGGCTCCCCTTCTCGAGTGCGTCATGAACTACGTCAAGGGCAACCAGACCAAGGCCTCCGAGATGCTGGGCCTCAATCGCGGCACCTTGCGCAAAAAGCTCAAACAGTACGATCTGCTGTAA
- a CDS encoding DUF3426 domain-containing protein, whose product MSDSFVTQCPHCQTSFRVRHAQLGMARGVVRCGACLQVFNAAQQLLNQSTETEQPPAVATPPVATPAAVEPPAAPKAATPALWQSSELDLDHLDLDEELARLEEREIQPSKSFGQPHKVKSSSLSASRETSEPEEAQWADSLFSDSAADRAETAKVTEQAVELAKTGRTEPSLSLDLDEPDDTPPLKLSVDDDLDPPLPGERLSATDDEDDELPELAPVGKDKHQRSEPAIRDEALLDLVDDPLHLDWKKRRTPWGKRLLWILLVLLAGAALAGQYIANHFDELARQDQYRPIFQQLCPQIGCTVPSKVDIDRIKSSNLVVRSHPEFAGALVVDAILYNRAPFSQPFPLLELRFADINGKMIASRRFKPGEYLTGDLSKAEMPPQTPIHIALDILDPGPKAVNYSLSFHSPE is encoded by the coding sequence ATGAGCGATAGCTTCGTTACACAGTGCCCACATTGCCAGACCAGCTTTCGCGTACGCCACGCCCAATTGGGCATGGCTCGCGGAGTGGTGCGCTGTGGCGCCTGCCTGCAAGTGTTCAATGCTGCACAGCAACTGCTGAACCAAAGCACTGAAACAGAGCAGCCGCCTGCCGTAGCGACACCTCCTGTGGCAACGCCCGCGGCCGTCGAACCGCCTGCCGCGCCCAAAGCGGCCACCCCGGCGCTCTGGCAGAGCAGCGAACTGGACCTCGACCATCTGGATCTGGACGAAGAGCTCGCGCGTCTCGAAGAGCGTGAAATCCAGCCCAGCAAAAGCTTCGGCCAGCCACACAAGGTCAAAAGCAGTTCGTTGAGCGCCAGTCGCGAAACGTCCGAGCCAGAAGAAGCCCAATGGGCTGACAGCCTGTTCAGCGACTCTGCGGCAGATCGCGCCGAGACCGCCAAGGTGACCGAGCAAGCGGTAGAGCTTGCCAAAACCGGGCGTACCGAACCGTCGTTGTCTCTGGACCTCGATGAGCCGGACGATACCCCGCCGCTCAAGCTTTCGGTGGACGACGACCTCGACCCGCCGCTGCCAGGCGAACGCCTGTCTGCGACCGATGACGAGGACGACGAACTCCCTGAGCTGGCGCCGGTAGGCAAAGACAAGCACCAGCGCAGCGAACCGGCCATACGCGACGAGGCGTTGCTCGACCTGGTCGACGACCCCTTGCACCTGGACTGGAAAAAACGCCGCACGCCCTGGGGCAAGCGCCTGCTCTGGATCTTGCTGGTGCTACTGGCCGGCGCTGCACTGGCCGGGCAATACATCGCCAATCACTTCGACGAACTGGCGCGCCAGGACCAGTACCGCCCGATCTTCCAGCAACTGTGCCCCCAGATCGGCTGTACCGTGCCGTCCAAAGTCGATATCGACCGGATCAAAAGCAGCAATCTGGTGGTGCGCAGCCACCCAGAGTTCGCCGGTGCGCTGGTGGTGGATGCCATCCTCTACAACCGCGCACCGTTCTCCCAGCCTTTCCCGCTGCTGGAACTGCGCTTCGCCGACATCAACGGCAAAATGATCGCCAGTCGTCGCTTCAAACCCGGCGAATACCTGACCGGGGATCTGTCAAAAGCCGAAATGCCCCCGCAAACCCCTATCCACATTGCCCTGGACATCCTCGACCCGGGCCCCAAGGCCGTGAACTACAGCCTGAGTTTTCACTCTCCCGAATAA
- a CDS encoding MarC family protein yields MLHVLFSVYLKMLVLYSPFFVLSCFISLTRGYSNKERRRLAWKVALATLISSVLLYLFGRAIFNVFGITVDAFRIGAGSVLFISALGMAQGKSAVQTDNVQQDVTIVPLTIPLTVGPGTIGALLVMGVSQPHWDDKLMAIVSIALASLTVGVVLYLSNRIERILGEQGLQIVSRLMGLFVCALAAQIIFTGIRGYMIP; encoded by the coding sequence ATGCTCCATGTGTTGTTCAGTGTGTATTTGAAGATGCTGGTGCTCTACAGCCCGTTTTTCGTGCTGTCGTGCTTTATCAGCCTGACCCGGGGTTACTCGAACAAGGAGCGCCGCCGTCTGGCCTGGAAGGTGGCACTGGCCACGCTGATCTCCAGCGTGCTGCTCTATCTGTTCGGTCGCGCGATCTTCAATGTGTTCGGCATTACCGTTGACGCCTTCCGCATCGGCGCCGGCAGCGTGCTGTTTATCTCCGCACTGGGCATGGCCCAAGGCAAATCAGCGGTGCAGACCGACAACGTGCAGCAGGACGTGACCATTGTTCCGTTGACCATCCCGCTGACGGTGGGCCCCGGCACTATCGGTGCGTTACTGGTCATGGGCGTCAGCCAGCCCCACTGGGACGACAAACTGATGGCGATCGTCAGCATTGCGCTGGCGAGCCTTACAGTCGGCGTGGTGCTTTACCTTTCCAACAGGATCGAACGGATTCTGGGCGAACAGGGATTGCAGATCGTCAGCCGCTTGATGGGCCTGTTCGTCTGCGCCCTTGCAGCGCAGATCATCTTTACCGGGATCAGGGGCTATATGATCCCCTGA
- the purD gene encoding phosphoribosylamine--glycine ligase, producing MNVLIIGSGGREHALAWKVAQDPRVAKVFVAPGNAGTAIEAKCENVAIDVLALEQLADFAEKNVSLTIVGPEVPLVAGVVDLFRARGLDCFGPTAGAAQLEGSKAFTKDFLARHKIPTADYQNFTEIEPALAYLQKVGAPIVIKADGLAAGKGVIVAMTLTEAEDAVRDMLAGNAFGEAGSRVVIEEFLDGEEASFIVMVDGKNVLPMATSQDHKRVGDADTGPNTGGMGAYSPAPVVTAEVHQRVMDLVIWPTVRGMAEEGNVYTGFLYAGLMIDKAGNPKVIEFNCRFGDPETQPVMLRLQSSLVLLIEAALAQALDKVEAQWDPRPSLGIVLAAGGYPGDYAKGAVIHGLDAAAKLEGKVFHAGTALNAAGEVVTAGGRVLCATAMGDTVQAAQHKAYELAKAIEWDGCFYRNDIGYRAIARERGEDQE from the coding sequence ATGAATGTTTTGATCATTGGCAGCGGTGGCCGCGAACACGCACTGGCCTGGAAAGTCGCTCAGGACCCACGTGTCGCTAAAGTTTTCGTTGCCCCGGGCAACGCCGGCACCGCCATTGAAGCCAAATGCGAGAACGTCGCCATCGACGTACTGGCCCTTGAGCAACTGGCTGATTTTGCCGAGAAGAATGTCTCCCTGACCATCGTTGGCCCGGAAGTGCCATTGGTTGCCGGCGTGGTTGATCTGTTCCGCGCCCGTGGCCTGGACTGCTTCGGTCCGACGGCTGGCGCTGCTCAGCTGGAAGGCTCCAAGGCGTTCACCAAGGACTTCCTGGCACGCCACAAGATCCCGACCGCCGACTACCAGAACTTCACTGAAATCGAACCGGCCCTGGCTTACCTGCAGAAAGTCGGCGCACCGATCGTGATCAAGGCCGATGGCCTGGCAGCAGGCAAAGGCGTGATCGTCGCCATGACCCTGACCGAAGCCGAAGACGCCGTACGCGACATGCTCGCGGGCAACGCGTTTGGCGAAGCCGGTTCGCGCGTCGTGATCGAAGAGTTCCTCGACGGCGAAGAAGCCAGCTTCATCGTGATGGTCGATGGCAAGAACGTCCTGCCAATGGCTACCAGCCAGGACCACAAACGTGTGGGCGACGCCGACACCGGTCCGAACACCGGCGGCATGGGTGCTTACTCCCCTGCTCCGGTAGTCACCGCCGAAGTTCACCAGCGTGTGATGGACCTGGTGATCTGGCCGACCGTGCGCGGCATGGCTGAAGAAGGCAACGTCTACACCGGCTTCCTGTACGCCGGCCTGATGATCGACAAGGCTGGCAACCCGAAAGTCATCGAGTTCAACTGCCGCTTCGGCGACCCGGAAACCCAACCGGTGATGCTGCGTCTGCAATCGAGCCTGGTGTTGCTGATCGAAGCTGCACTGGCTCAGGCGCTGGACAAGGTTGAAGCCCAATGGGACCCGCGCCCAAGCCTGGGTATCGTGCTGGCCGCCGGCGGCTACCCTGGCGACTACGCCAAAGGTGCCGTGATCCACGGTCTGGATGCGGCCGCCAAGCTGGAAGGCAAAGTGTTCCATGCTGGCACTGCCCTCAACGCGGCAGGCGAAGTCGTCACCGCCGGTGGCCGTGTACTGTGCGCAACCGCCATGGGTGACACCGTTCAGGCAGCGCAACACAAGGCTTACGAGCTGGCCAAGGCCATCGAGTGGGACGGCTGCTTCTACCGTAACGATATTGGCTACCGAGCCATTGCACGCGAACGCGGTGAAGATCAGGAATAA
- a CDS encoding hybrid sensor histidine kinase/response regulator, whose protein sequence is MRWLRIATTLIVSLLTTLLCLMPVQAASGTSWSVLSDPQAGLQLNDVRSPRLSSQFSPVDLARLSAAEPGEALWLRVRLQPDKHEQILRVFAPDLARLDMYVFDDQKLISEINTGAALPLDNKPLPSSDYLLPLPQSAKPLDVYLRMVSDHQLRPHITLDTAVMLAANQNKPLLYGLLLGCISMLLLQNIIRFVFSRSPSSLWLAICEALLMTSSILFLNLLDNWVPNWSGTHIPGAYLTLLLTAPCGLMFTYSFFANRGSHPLHKLLLLDILIITLGGLLLLFIDNLPLNLITYALVGLASISILAVSVYHWQQGYRPARMFVAAMVIFNIGTLVILPALLGLTLIAPQELVLALMSIICISGFLMSIAVSERNRSITQDQFSISRDLAASNAEVNAKAEFLSKISHEIRTPMNGVLGMTELLLGTPLSVKQRDYVQTIHSAGNELLTLINEILDISKLESGQIELDDVQFDLNALIEDCLSIFRTKAEQQDVELISFIQPQVPRVISGDPTRLRQTLLSLLESSLKKTDEGEILIVVALEDRNGSPRLRIAIQDSGEPMDEQERDALLHAELHSKNFLAATRLGGHLGLVIARQLIMLMGGEFGIKSGQTTGSNLWLTLPLDPQHLEHPTSDLDSPLKGARVLVVDDNDTCRKVLVQQCSAWGLNVSAAASGKEALALLRTKAHLRDYFDIVLLDQNMPGMTGMQLAAKIKEDPSLNHDILLVMLTGISNAPSKIIARNCGIKRILAKPVAGYTLKTTLADELTQRNKGHATAHTPANGPAAVPVSVPSDFRILVAEDNNISTKVIRGMLGKLNLHPDTACNGEEALKAMKAQHYDLVLMDCEMPVLDGFSATEQLRAWEVSHQRVRTPVVALTAHILTEHKERARQAGMDGHMSKPVELSQLRELVEFWVEQRELRQTRPQHS, encoded by the coding sequence GTGCGCTGGCTAAGGATCGCCACAACTTTAATCGTCAGCCTGCTGACGACCCTGCTCTGTCTCATGCCTGTGCAGGCTGCATCGGGTACCAGTTGGTCTGTCCTGTCAGACCCACAAGCTGGCCTGCAGCTCAACGATGTGCGCTCCCCCCGTTTATCCAGTCAGTTCAGCCCCGTCGACCTTGCCCGCCTGAGCGCTGCCGAGCCCGGTGAAGCCCTGTGGCTGCGGGTACGCTTGCAACCTGACAAACACGAACAGATCCTTCGGGTGTTCGCCCCCGATCTGGCCCGTCTGGACATGTACGTTTTCGATGATCAAAAACTGATCAGCGAAATCAACACCGGTGCTGCTTTGCCTCTGGACAACAAACCCCTGCCGAGCAGTGATTACCTGTTGCCCCTGCCCCAAAGCGCCAAACCGCTGGATGTATACCTGCGTATGGTCTCCGACCATCAACTGCGCCCCCACATTACCCTCGACACCGCCGTCATGCTGGCCGCCAACCAGAACAAGCCCTTGCTCTATGGCCTGTTGCTCGGCTGCATTTCGATGCTGTTGCTGCAAAACATCATTCGCTTCGTCTTTAGCCGCTCGCCCAGCAGCCTATGGCTCGCCATCTGCGAAGCACTGCTGATGACCAGCTCAATACTGTTCCTGAACCTGCTGGACAACTGGGTCCCCAACTGGAGCGGTACACACATCCCCGGTGCCTACCTGACACTGCTGCTGACCGCCCCCTGCGGGCTGATGTTTACCTACAGCTTTTTTGCCAACCGCGGCTCGCACCCGCTGCACAAATTGCTGCTGCTGGACATTTTGATCATCACGCTCGGCGGCCTGCTGTTGCTGTTTATCGACAACCTGCCGCTTAACCTCATCACCTACGCCCTGGTCGGGCTGGCGAGCATCAGCATCCTGGCGGTCTCGGTTTACCACTGGCAACAGGGCTATCGCCCGGCACGCATGTTTGTCGCAGCGATGGTGATTTTCAATATCGGCACCCTGGTGATTCTCCCCGCGCTGTTGGGCTTGACCCTGATCGCCCCGCAAGAGCTGGTTCTGGCGCTGATGTCGATCATCTGCATCAGCGGTTTTTTGATGAGTATTGCCGTCAGCGAGCGCAACCGCAGCATCACCCAGGACCAATTCAGCATCAGCCGCGACTTGGCCGCCAGTAACGCCGAGGTGAATGCCAAGGCCGAGTTCCTGTCCAAGATCAGCCATGAAATCCGTACCCCCATGAACGGCGTTCTGGGCATGACCGAGCTGCTGCTGGGCACGCCGCTGTCGGTCAAGCAACGCGACTACGTGCAGACCATCCACAGCGCGGGCAACGAATTGCTGACGCTGATTAACGAGATCCTCGATATTTCCAAACTCGAATCCGGGCAAATCGAGCTGGACGACGTTCAGTTCGACCTCAACGCCCTGATCGAAGACTGCCTGAGCATTTTCCGCACCAAAGCCGAGCAACAGGACGTCGAGCTCATCAGCTTTATCCAGCCCCAAGTACCCCGGGTGATCAGCGGTGACCCCACACGCCTGCGCCAAACTCTGCTGAGCCTGCTGGAAAGCTCCCTGAAGAAAACCGATGAAGGCGAGATCCTGATCGTTGTCGCCCTGGAGGATCGCAATGGCTCACCGCGTCTGCGCATTGCCATTCAAGACTCCGGCGAACCGATGGATGAACAGGAGCGCGACGCTCTGTTGCACGCCGAACTGCACAGCAAAAACTTCCTTGCCGCGACCCGCCTGGGCGGCCATTTGGGGCTGGTGATCGCACGCCAGCTGATCATGTTGATGGGCGGCGAATTCGGCATCAAATCCGGGCAAACCACCGGCAGCAACCTGTGGCTGACCCTGCCCCTGGACCCGCAACATCTTGAGCACCCGACATCGGACCTGGACAGCCCGCTCAAAGGCGCACGGGTGCTGGTGGTCGACGACAACGACACTTGCCGCAAAGTGCTGGTGCAGCAATGCTCCGCCTGGGGCCTGAATGTCAGTGCCGCCGCGTCGGGCAAAGAGGCCCTGGCCCTGCTGCGGACCAAGGCGCACTTGCGTGATTACTTCGATATCGTGCTGCTGGACCAGAACATGCCCGGCATGACCGGCATGCAGCTGGCAGCCAAGATCAAGGAAGACCCGAGCCTGAACCACGATATCTTGCTGGTCATGCTCACCGGCATCAGCAACGCGCCAAGCAAGATCATTGCGCGAAACTGCGGGATCAAGCGCATCCTGGCCAAACCGGTGGCCGGCTACACCCTTAAAACCACCCTGGCCGATGAACTGACCCAGCGCAACAAGGGCCATGCCACCGCACACACTCCGGCCAATGGCCCGGCCGCCGTGCCGGTTTCAGTCCCGAGCGACTTCCGCATTCTGGTGGCCGAAGACAACAACATCTCGACCAAGGTCATTCGCGGCATGCTGGGCAAGCTCAACTTGCACCCGGACACGGCCTGCAATGGCGAAGAAGCCCTGAAGGCAATGAAAGCCCAGCACTACGACCTGGTCCTGATGGACTGTGAAATGCCCGTGCTGGACGGTTTTTCGGCCACCGAGCAATTGCGCGCCTGGGAAGTCAGCCATCAACGGGTTCGCACCCCGGTGGTTGCGCTGACCGCTCACATCCTCACCGAGCACAAAGAACGCGCCCGGCAGGCTGGCATGGACGGGCACATGTCCAAACCCGTAGAACTGTCGCAACTGCGTGAACTGGTGGAGTTTTGGGTCGAACAGCGTGAGCTGCGTCAAACCCGCCCACAACACTCCTAG
- the purH gene encoding bifunctional phosphoribosylaminoimidazolecarboxamide formyltransferase/IMP cyclohydrolase — protein sequence MTDQTTRLPIRRALISVSDKTGILDFARELEALGVEILSTGGTFKLLQDNGVAAVEVADYTGFAEMMDGRVKTLHPKIHGGILGRRGIDDDIMSEHGIKPIDLVAVNLYPFEATISKPGCDLPTAIENIDIGGPTMVRSAAKNHKDVAIVVNASDYASVLENLKAGGLTYAQRFDLMLKAFEHTAAYDGMIANYLGTVDQAAETLSTEGRSLFPRTFNSQFIKAQEMRYGENPHQSAAFYVEAKPAEVSIATATQLQGKELSFNNVADTDAALECVKSFVKPACVIVKHANPCGVAVSPDAEGGIRQAYELAYATDTESAFGGIIAFNRELDAETAKAIVERQFVEVIIAPSVSEEARAIVAAKANVRLLACGEWSADRAPAWDFKRVNGGLLVQSRDIQMIGSEDLKVVTKRAPTEQEINDLIFAWKVAKYVKSNAIVYAKNRQTIGVGAGQMSRVNSARIAAIKAEHAGLQVQGSVMASDAFFPFRDGLDNAAKAGITAVIQPGGSMRDNEVIAAADEAGIAMVFTGMRHFRH from the coding sequence ATGACCGATCAGACTACCCGCCTGCCGATCCGCCGCGCTCTAATCAGCGTTTCCGACAAAACCGGAATCCTTGATTTCGCCCGTGAACTGGAAGCCCTCGGCGTCGAGATCCTGTCCACCGGCGGTACTTTCAAGCTGCTGCAAGACAACGGCGTAGCCGCTGTTGAAGTCGCGGACTACACCGGCTTTGCAGAAATGATGGACGGTCGGGTGAAAACCCTGCACCCGAAAATCCATGGCGGCATCCTTGGCCGTCGCGGCATCGACGACGACATCATGAGCGAGCACGGCATCAAGCCGATCGACCTGGTAGCCGTTAACCTCTATCCGTTTGAAGCCACCATCTCCAAGCCAGGCTGCGACCTGCCGACCGCTATCGAAAACATCGATATCGGCGGCCCGACCATGGTTCGCTCCGCGGCCAAAAACCACAAAGACGTGGCCATCGTGGTGAATGCCAGCGACTACGCCAGCGTTCTGGAAAACCTCAAGGCCGGCGGCCTGACCTACGCACAGCGTTTCGACCTGATGCTCAAGGCCTTCGAACACACCGCTGCCTACGACGGCATGATCGCCAACTACCTGGGCACTGTTGACCAGGCCGCCGAGACCCTGAGCACCGAAGGCCGCAGCCTGTTCCCGCGCACCTTCAACAGCCAGTTCATCAAGGCTCAGGAAATGCGTTACGGCGAGAACCCGCACCAGAGCGCGGCGTTCTACGTTGAAGCCAAGCCTGCTGAAGTCAGCATCGCCACCGCTACCCAGCTGCAAGGCAAAGAGCTGTCGTTCAACAACGTGGCCGACACCGACGCCGCGCTGGAATGCGTAAAAAGCTTCGTCAAACCGGCTTGCGTCATCGTCAAGCACGCCAATCCGTGCGGCGTGGCCGTAAGCCCGGACGCTGAAGGCGGCATTCGCCAGGCCTACGAGCTGGCTTACGCCACCGACACCGAGTCCGCGTTCGGCGGCATCATCGCCTTCAACCGTGAGCTGGACGCCGAAACGGCCAAGGCCATCGTTGAGCGCCAGTTCGTTGAAGTGATCATCGCCCCGTCCGTGAGCGAAGAAGCACGCGCCATTGTGGCTGCCAAAGCCAACGTTCGCCTGCTGGCCTGCGGCGAGTGGAGCGCAGACCGTGCCCCGGCCTGGGACTTCAAACGCGTCAATGGCGGTTTGCTGGTGCAGAGCCGCGACATCCAGATGATCGGCAGCGAAGACCTGAAGGTCGTGACCAAGCGCGCACCGACAGAGCAAGAGATCAACGACCTGATCTTTGCCTGGAAAGTAGCCAAGTACGTGAAGTCCAACGCCATCGTTTACGCCAAGAACCGTCAGACCATCGGTGTCGGCGCTGGCCAGATGAGCCGCGTAAACTCGGCCCGTATTGCCGCGATCAAGGCTGAGCACGCCGGTCTGCAAGTACAGGGTTCGGTCATGGCATCGGATGCGTTCTTCCCGTTCCGCGACGGTCTGGACAACGCAGCCAAGGCCGGTATCACCGCCGTGATCCAGCCAGGCGGTTCGATGCGCGACAACGAAGTGATTGCAGCAGCAGACGAAGCCGGCATTGCCATGGTCTTCACCGGCATGCGCCACTTCCGTCACTAA
- the cobJ gene encoding precorrin-3B C(17)-methyltransferase, whose protein sequence is MSRPAPAIVILGTGSLNTARRIQQRYPEALIYGLADRVDGVDRVYSDFGATLRQLYQQDTPIIALCAAGIVIRTLAPLLLEKGAEPPVLAVAEDASAVVPLLGGLGGVNDLAREIASALGVAPAITTSGELRFGTCLLNPPSGYALGDLELGKRFVSDLLAGESVRIEGEAPWLARAQLPESQQARLAIHVGSAEREPAADELMIYARTVLVKVSADVSAQTIREALHDAKLAWQSLACIVAVDTLMVSAPLREAALELAVPLRFVSADEQDLPGAWRELDNGISLGVAPAPLDPQQIGRPRGRLAVIGLGPGAAELMVPAVKAELARANDVLGYETYVRMAGPFRDDQVMHCTDNREEMQRARHAFELAAQGRSVVVVSSGDPGVFAMASAVLEALHESTDPQWHSVDLEILPGVSASLATAAQAGAPLGHDFCVMSLSDNLKPWSIIEKRLDLASEADLALAFYNPISRSRPWQLGVALDIVRRHRTPQTPVVLGRDIGRPGQTLRVTTLGELTPDQVDMRTMVLVGSSTTCVFPRADGSEWVYTPRWYGEKP, encoded by the coding sequence ATGAGTCGACCAGCGCCGGCCATTGTCATCCTGGGCACTGGCAGCCTGAACACTGCGCGGCGGATTCAGCAGCGCTATCCCGAGGCGCTGATTTATGGCCTGGCGGATCGCGTTGATGGCGTCGACCGTGTGTACAGCGATTTTGGCGCCACGTTGCGCCAGCTGTATCAGCAAGACACTCCGATTATTGCCCTGTGCGCAGCCGGCATCGTGATCCGTACGCTGGCGCCTTTACTGCTGGAAAAAGGCGCCGAGCCGCCGGTTCTGGCGGTCGCCGAAGACGCGAGCGCTGTGGTGCCGCTCTTGGGCGGGCTGGGCGGTGTGAACGATCTGGCGCGGGAAATTGCGTCGGCCCTGGGCGTGGCCCCGGCCATTACCACCAGTGGTGAGTTGCGTTTTGGCACCTGCCTGCTCAACCCTCCGAGCGGTTATGCCTTGGGCGATCTGGAGCTGGGCAAGCGCTTTGTCTCGGACTTGCTGGCGGGCGAATCGGTACGGATCGAGGGCGAGGCGCCATGGTTGGCGCGTGCGCAACTGCCTGAAAGTCAGCAGGCACGTTTGGCCATTCACGTCGGCAGCGCTGAGCGTGAACCAGCGGCTGATGAACTGATGATCTATGCGCGCACGGTGCTGGTGAAAGTGAGCGCTGATGTCTCGGCGCAAACGATTCGCGAGGCGTTGCATGACGCGAAGCTGGCCTGGCAATCGCTGGCCTGCATTGTTGCGGTCGACACCTTGATGGTCAGTGCACCGTTGCGTGAAGCAGCCCTCGAACTGGCGGTGCCGCTTCGGTTTGTCAGCGCGGATGAGCAGGACTTGCCTGGCGCCTGGCGTGAGCTGGACAACGGCATCTCGCTGGGCGTAGCGCCCGCGCCACTGGACCCGCAGCAGATTGGTCGGCCACGCGGGCGTTTGGCCGTGATCGGCCTTGGCCCGGGGGCTGCCGAGCTGATGGTGCCAGCGGTCAAGGCCGAGTTGGCCCGCGCCAATGACGTGTTGGGCTATGAAACCTATGTGCGCATGGCGGGGCCGTTCCGCGACGACCAGGTAATGCACTGCACCGACAACCGCGAAGAAATGCAGCGCGCACGCCATGCCTTTGAGCTGGCGGCGCAAGGCCGTTCGGTGGTGGTGGTGTCTTCGGGTGATCCCGGTGTTTTTGCCATGGCGTCCGCTGTGCTGGAGGCTTTGCACGAGTCCACGGACCCGCAGTGGCACAGCGTTGATCTTGAAATACTGCCCGGTGTGTCCGCGTCTCTGGCCACTGCTGCACAGGCGGGGGCGCCGCTGGGGCATGACTTCTGTGTGATGTCGCTGTCCGACAACCTCAAGCCGTGGAGCATTATCGAGAAGCGTCTGGATCTGGCGAGCGAAGCGGACCTGGCTCTGGCGTTCTATAACCCGATCTCCCGTTCCCGTCCGTGGCAGTTGGGCGTGGCGCTGGATATCGTCAGGCGTCATCGCACGCCTCAGACGCCGGTGGTGTTGGGCCGTGATATCGGCCGCCCGGGCCAGACCCTGCGCGTGACAACGCTGGGCGAGTTGACGCCGGATCAGGTGGATATGCGCACGATGGTGCTTGTCGGGTCGTCCACGACCTGTGTCTTCCCGCGTGCCGATGGTTCGGAGTGGGTGTACACGCCGCGCTGGTATGGCGAGAAGCCCTGA